In the Augochlora pura isolate Apur16 chromosome 7, APUR_v2.2.1, whole genome shotgun sequence genome, ATTTATTGTCCCTAATTGTTGTTGAAATTAACaagattaattattcttgtaaattgtttcacacaaaaattgattctttatTAGAACAAAATATGCGAGggtagaagaaaaatatagggTTTCCATTCCAGGAGACAAAGTTACTCTCCTTGAAGGTTAAGTTACTCTCCTTGAAGGTTAAGTTACCCTCCGCATAACCTTCAAAGCGATCGACaaaaaggaaacaataaaatgatcGTCTTTCCTCTTGAAATCGATTAACTTTCATATTTAACAGTTTTTGCCTCAAGCGTTCTCGGATAAGTATCCGAAAAAAACTATAGTgacgtgttaattaatttcaatgcatTACGTAAAGGAACTATATATGCGGCTGCCACGCGTGTACGATCTGTTCGCAAAAAAAGCGTGTACCGCGCGTGGATGCCAATTTGTTTAATTCCTCTGTCAAACGGGTTTGTAAAGATTAGTCGAATAATAGACATTACAGCGTAGAGTTTTACATTCATTATTGTATTCGTATCGCTTTTTTTGTTGCTATGCAGGGTACAGTATCGACGCGTCGCCTTTAATTGGCAATTGTAACGGCAATTGCGATTTCGACAGCTGACAAGTTTTCAGAAACGGGTAAAcagatgaaaaaaatatgctATATCCAAGTATAATTATCGTTAGTTCGAGTAACGCGCGAGATTGAACCTGTTTGTCGTAAGACGTTTTTACGATCACATCCGCGGTATAAATAATAGGATCTACGGATCAGAGATTTCAGTCGATCAAGAATATTTTCCATCCGCGGAAGTAGCTAACGAGTCCACAAAATGAAGATCGCCGTAGTTGTTGCGGTCATAGTCGCTGCCACTATCAATACGAAGGTTCGCGAGACAAGTTGaaatcagacaatttttagacataattaattttttatacacaaAAAATCGCGAATCCctcgtttcgatttttcttgttttaaactaaaaaatagTCAGAATTTAATcacgcgattttattttatttcggttATTATTCTAGAGACGGAACCAATAAAACAAATGGTtgattccaaaattatttagacaattgaacgaacaattaattaatttagacaaTTCAAAATGCGACAGAAAAAATCGCCAATCCCtcgtttcgatttttgttgttttaaactaaaaaatagtcagaatttaatcaatcgattttattttaatacggtTATTATTCTAGAGACGGAACCAATAAAACAAATggttaatttcaaaattattaacttttcTCATATAGCTTTTATTAAGTTCCATGAATTCGGAACTTAAATAAACAACTGAAACATAAAGTGATTATAAAGTGAGCCCTAATGTGTAATACGTTTTTTAtgcacaattttaatttatattcatttttaaaaaagttcgattaattcgttaattaattaatttcgcgaagGTGCTTCATAAACTAAGTCCAATTGTTGCTCATAGAAgccgatatatttattaacaaaaatatagacagtatattcttttctcgacataacctttatttattaacaatttagaaTTGGtcgttgttaatttttttgtacCATTCAGCTCGCCGAGGCGGACATGGTTGACGTCTTCTTGAACATCGGCAAAGACGCGTTCCTCGCGTGTGCGAAACAAAATGGCTACACCGAAAGTAAGCATAAATACTTTTCGATTCATTTCTTCATTGTTTTAACAACAACGTCTCTTATTAATAAGTGATCACACTTTTGCGATCATAAATGCGCCATTACGATGTcagaaatcaattaaaatctcCGTATCATGTTTGAAAGGACATTTAAAATcctctgttttatttaaacaaattagccAAACTTCGAGAAATCTACGGCAAGGAGATGACATAACCTTTAATAATGTACCCtttaataacataaccttTAATAAGACGGGCCCTTtcataataatgatttttattataaatcattatattattataaataaattaatttctccatgattctattatattaagaagaatatttaaaatcctcTAGATTCTTTAAACACCAGAGATATACAGGCGATGAACGTGGTCTCTTTAATAACAATGGCTCTTGTTAATAAGTGATcgttaatttgaatttacatTCAGACTTCGTGTACcactacattattatatacgaattaatttctctgtGATTGTGTTCTATTAGAAAAGACATTTATAATcctctgttttatttaaacaaattagccAAACTTCGAGAAATCTACGACAAGGAGATTACCTTGGGCATGGACAAAGCCACGTGTCTGGGTGCTTGCACGATGAAGGAATTAGGCGCGGTAAGGCATAAATAACgctataaattacattataagttattatataattacgttataatttatttaaaaattagttatttcattaattatatttcataattacattattcaataattatatttcataattacattattcaataattatatttaataattacattattcaataattatatttcataattacattattcaataattatatttaataattacattataaatcgCATCGATTCCACGGatctataaacaataaattcctTCTTCGCGTTATTCAAGTTGAAAGACTCGAAGCTGTCGCCGGAGAAGATGAACATCTTCATAAAGATCGCATACGCGAAGGCGCCGGACAAGATACCGGCCATGCAAAAACTAGTGGTGGAATGCATAGAAAAAGGTGAGttggaatattgaaaatttgttaacagCAACGAGAATCGTGCAATGAGAATCCTAATTGTTACAGTGAAAACTATAACCGACGAGTGCCAGATGACGTTCGCTTTCGTCGACTGTTTCATGGGGCAACAATGAACACACTACTCGAACGTGTATGTATTTACACGTTCCCGCTGACTagcaacaaatttatttatcagcgCGAAGTACTCGACTTTCGatggaaacgatttttattcaagaaacGATAACGGATTGCGTTGATCGCGtgcaaataaaacgaaatgttTCTTGTTcgttgttattttacatttaatttcataatgtaCGAGGTACGCTAATTTTGTTAGTTAAACGAACATTGACAGTTTGGAATCACTGGGGACAAATGAAAAGCAAAGTTTACGCTTGGAAAAGATTTAACGTTTGAAAATGAAGCCGTTgttaattttcacaaaaattgttcttagCAATCGATTAACCtgtaaaatgtaatacaaAGTGCTTCtaataagaatttttgtcgctctcttgaatttattgtttgcaTCTTATCTCAGTGTCGAATAAAAGATTTCAAAGAATAACACGATTTCTATGTTTCCTGGACATCGTTTGCGAATACGCCGAA is a window encoding:
- the LOC144472850 gene encoding uncharacterized protein LOC144472850, translated to MKIAVVVAVIVAATINTKLAEADMVDVFLNIGKDAFLACAKQNGYTETKLREIYDKEITLGMDKATCLGACTMKELGALKDSKLSPEKMNIFIKIAYAKAPDKIPAMQKLVVECIEKVKTITDECQMTFAFVDCFMGQQ